A portion of the Blastocatellia bacterium genome contains these proteins:
- a CDS encoding DUF6624 domain-containing protein codes for MKTISLQLILFLLLSSLVYAQKNAGLVNQSLRRELSRMLKDDQKYRGAITEVDRSNLAPDVKEKRLSDLAEKQDRLDKRNIKKLAKIIEKYGWPARSSVGKEGSLAAFLVVQHGDLGYQKKYFPLLKEAVNKGEADRDDAALLEDRILMREGKKQIYGTQLQFNEGTKKLELWPIEDEEGVDTRRASVGLEPLAEYMKRFGLEYKASKKK; via the coding sequence ATGAAGACTATTTCACTCCAATTAATACTCTTCTTGTTGCTCAGCAGCCTGGTATACGCACAAAAAAACGCCGGACTAGTGAATCAGAGTTTGCGGCGCGAACTATCGAGAATGCTGAAGGATGACCAGAAATACAGAGGGGCGATAACCGAGGTCGATAGGAGTAACCTGGCCCCTGACGTGAAGGAAAAAAGGCTCTCGGATCTTGCGGAGAAGCAGGATAGGCTGGATAAAAGAAACATAAAGAAATTGGCGAAGATCATCGAGAAGTATGGGTGGCCGGCGCGAAGCAGTGTCGGTAAGGAAGGAAGCCTGGCGGCGTTTTTGGTAGTCCAACACGGCGACCTGGGATACCAAAAGAAGTACTTTCCTCTGCTGAAAGAGGCCGTCAACAAGGGCGAAGCCGACCGAGACGATGCGGCCCTGCTAGAGGATAGAATCCTGATGCGGGAGGGGAAGAAACAGATCTACGGGACGCAGCTCCAGTTCAACGAAGGGACCAAGAAACTGGAATTATGGCCGATAGAGGATGAGGAGGGTGTTGACACCAGGAGAGCGAGTGTAGGGTTGGAGCCGCTGGCAGAGTATATGAAACGGTTCGGGTTAGAGTACAAAGCGTCGAAAAAGAAATAG
- a CDS encoding DGQHR domain-containing protein, whose product MSQHVGALSVPFVKVEQQEKAFYLISLSAAEVVLISYVARRGESEEQGAVQRLLNPARISSIRDFVLAGGVFPTSIVLNWVAADEPPVIKGSSLVLPRKPRSAQIIDGQHRVIGLSAAIEKQASIANLQLPVSIYSGLSTPECADIFLSINTEQKPVHRSLVFDLYSVASDYVVDPAALRAGDLASELNENSKSPYRNYIKFPGAPKGQKGLALSTVVSAVKSLVEEKGVFEQVGLSELRTQTQFLINFFTVLRNAYGAEWESPSNVFRMAAGFVGAIEFVKNKLVVHCNITGDFTTKAIEEVMNISPGNVIRRDAIEGLQGRRAFNQVSQALEEMFDPKGQSRKIKV is encoded by the coding sequence ATGAGTCAACACGTAGGTGCGCTATCGGTGCCGTTTGTAAAGGTAGAACAACAGGAGAAAGCCTTCTATCTCATATCGCTCTCGGCGGCAGAGGTTGTTTTAATCAGTTATGTCGCCAGGAGGGGCGAAAGCGAAGAGCAGGGCGCAGTTCAACGCTTACTCAATCCGGCGAGAATCTCTAGCATCCGCGATTTTGTACTGGCAGGTGGTGTCTTCCCTACATCTATTGTCCTTAACTGGGTTGCTGCTGACGAGCCACCCGTGATCAAAGGCAGCAGTCTAGTACTTCCACGCAAACCACGTAGTGCTCAGATTATAGACGGCCAGCATCGCGTGATCGGTCTATCAGCAGCAATTGAGAAGCAAGCATCAATCGCCAACCTCCAGCTTCCGGTGAGCATCTACAGCGGACTAAGCACGCCGGAATGTGCGGATATCTTCCTGTCAATCAATACCGAACAGAAGCCGGTTCATCGCAGTCTCGTATTCGATCTGTACTCAGTCGCAAGTGATTACGTGGTTGACCCAGCCGCTTTGCGAGCGGGAGACTTAGCCTCGGAGTTGAACGAAAACTCGAAGTCTCCCTACCGTAACTACATCAAGTTCCCAGGTGCGCCTAAGGGACAGAAAGGACTCGCTCTGTCAACAGTGGTGTCCGCTGTCAAGTCTCTCGTTGAGGAAAAAGGCGTCTTTGAGCAGGTTGGCCTGTCGGAACTTCGAACGCAGACTCAATTCTTGATCAACTTCTTCACAGTACTACGCAATGCTTACGGGGCGGAATGGGAGTCTCCTAGCAATGTCTTTCGCATGGCCGCCGGTTTCGTTGGCGCCATTGAGTTCGTAAAGAACAAGCTTGTTGTTCACTGCAACATAACCGGTGACTTTACTACGAAGGCTATCGAGGAGGTGATGAATATTTCACCGGGGAATGTCATTCGCCGGGACGCCATCGAGGGTCTGCAAGGAAGGCGAGCATTCAATCAGGTATCCCAGGCTCTCGAAGAGATGTTCGACCCGAAAGGTCAGAGCAGGAAGATCAAGGTCTAA